In Cyprinus carpio isolate SPL01 chromosome B7, ASM1834038v1, whole genome shotgun sequence, a genomic segment contains:
- the LOC109064913 gene encoding pyrin-like, protein MRNTKAELMDEIETHLKKLCAVEIRRIHSFSVNVTLDAVTARPHLEVSEDGKEVRDTRASHDIPGGPQQFDLVGGVLGKPHITSGRAFWVVEVGNKVGWELGVMRDGAKRKGKVSYKPSKGYWAIVFCAQNMYRALEDPPVQLHLETRPQKLGVFVDCEEALVSFYDMEALSHIYSFTRCSFNGSIRPYFNPHPNNDGTISSPLVICPLNQTDISV, encoded by the exons ATGAGAAACACAAAGGCAGAGTTAATGGATGAGATTGAGACACATCTGAAGAAACTCTGCGCTGTTG aaattagaAGGATTCACAGCTTCTCAG TAAACGTGACTCTGGACGCTGTAACAGCGCGTCCGCACTTAGAGGTGTCTGAAGACGGTAAAGAGGTGCGTGACACCAGAGCAAGTCACGACATCCCGGGCGGCCCGCAACAGTTCGACCTGGTCGGAGGAGTCTTGGGAAAACCTCACATCACTTCGGGAAGAGCTTTCTGGGTGGTGGAGGTGGGGAATAAGGTGGGCTGGGAGCTCGGGGTGATGAGGGATGGAGCGAAACGGAAGGGCAAAGTGTCCTACAAACCCAGCAAGGGATACTGGGCCATCGTGTTCTGTGCTCAAAACATGTACAGAGCTTTAGAAGACCCTCCAGTCCAGCTCCATCTGGAGACCAGACCCCAGAAGCTGGGAGTGTTTGTGGACTGTGAGGAGGCTCTGGTCTCCTTCTATGATATGGAGGCTCTGTCACATATTTACTCGTTCACTCGCTGCAGCTTTAATGGATCCATCCGTCCGTACTTCAATCCTCATCCCAACAATGACGGAACCATCTCGAGCCCGTTGGTCATTTGTCCTCTCAATCAAACCGACATCTCTGTGTGA